From Streptomyces sp. NBC_00690, a single genomic window includes:
- a CDS encoding superoxide dismutase, whose amino-acid sequence MAIYTLPDLPYDYTELEPVINPQIVELHHDKHHAAYVKGANDTLEQLAEARDKESWGAINGLEKSLAFHLSGHILHSIYWHNMTGDGGGEPLEKDGVGELADAIAESFGSFEKFKAQLTKASATTQGSGWGVLAYEPVSRRLIVEQIYDHQGNVGQGSVPILVFDAWEHAFYLQYKNQKVDFIDAMWEVVNWQDVAKRYAEAKERTPLIAP is encoded by the coding sequence ATGGCCATCTACACACTTCCTGATCTGCCGTACGACTACACCGAGCTCGAACCGGTGATCAATCCGCAGATCGTCGAGCTGCACCACGACAAGCACCACGCCGCATACGTCAAGGGCGCCAACGACACCCTTGAGCAGCTCGCGGAGGCCCGTGACAAAGAGTCCTGGGGGGCCATCAACGGCCTGGAGAAGAGCCTTGCTTTCCATCTCTCCGGACACATCCTCCACAGCATCTACTGGCACAACATGACCGGAGACGGCGGCGGCGAGCCGCTGGAGAAAGACGGCGTCGGCGAACTCGCGGACGCCATCGCCGAGTCCTTCGGCTCCTTCGAGAAGTTCAAGGCCCAGCTGACGAAGGCGTCCGCGACGACGCAGGGCTCGGGCTGGGGCGTCCTCGCCTACGAGCCGGTCAGCCGTCGACTGATCGTCGAACAGATCTACGACCACCAGGGCAACGTCGGCCAGGGCTCGGTGCCGATCCTGGTCTTCGACGCCTGGGAGCACGCCTTCTACCTCCAGTACAAGAACCAGAAGGTGGACTTCATCGACGCCATGTGGGAGGTCGTCAACTGGCAGGACGTGGCCAAGCGCTACGCCGAGGCCAAGGAGCGCACCCCGCTCATCGCCCCCTGA
- a CDS encoding mycothiol-dependent nitroreductase Rv2466c family protein produces the protein MSENGKTPVDFWFDPLCPWAWMTSRWMLEVEKVRDVQVSWHVMSLAVLNEDRLDELPEGYRELLKNAWGPVRVVIAARELHGPEVVGDLYTALGTRFHNRGEGPSREAIVSALEEVGLPVELADYADRDTYDTELRASHKEGIDKVGQDVGTPVIAVPGADGEQIAFFGPVVTPAPKGEEAAKLWDGTLLVASIPGFYEIKRTRTADPSFD, from the coding sequence ATGTCCGAGAACGGCAAGACCCCGGTGGACTTCTGGTTCGATCCGCTGTGCCCCTGGGCCTGGATGACCTCCCGGTGGATGTTGGAGGTGGAGAAGGTCCGCGACGTCCAGGTCAGCTGGCATGTGATGAGCCTCGCCGTGCTGAACGAGGATCGTCTCGACGAGCTGCCCGAGGGATACCGCGAGCTGCTGAAGAACGCCTGGGGCCCGGTGCGGGTGGTCATCGCCGCCCGGGAGCTGCACGGCCCCGAGGTGGTCGGGGACCTCTACACCGCGCTCGGCACCCGTTTCCACAACCGTGGGGAGGGGCCGAGCAGGGAGGCGATCGTCAGCGCCCTGGAGGAGGTGGGACTGCCGGTGGAGTTGGCCGACTACGCCGACCGGGACACCTATGACACCGAGCTGAGGGCCTCCCACAAAGAGGGCATCGACAAGGTGGGCCAGGACGTCGGCACCCCCGTGATCGCGGTGCCCGGCGCGGACGGCGAGCAGATCGCCTTCTTCGGTCCGGTCGTCACTCCCGCGCCCAAGGGGGAGGAGGCGGCGAAGCTGTGGGACGGCACGCTGCTGGTGGCGTCGATCCCCGGTTTCTACGAGATCAAGCGGACCCGTACGGCGGACCCGTCGTTCGACTAG
- the pepN gene encoding aminopeptidase N: MPGENLSRDEARQRAELLSVDGYEVSLDLRSAVDGQSGGTADPHTFRSVTTIRFRSTQAGASTFVDLIAPSVTSVTLNGSALDPSAVFDGSRIALESLARENVLVVDAQCAYSRTGEGLHRFVDPEDGEVYLYTQYEPADARRVFANFEQPDLKAPYQLEVTAPESWTVWSNSAAEDPSTSAKDGVWRFAATKPISTYITAVVAGPYHYETDLYTRALPDGTVLEIPLGAMCRKGLARHFDADDIFLITKQGLDFFHDRFDYPYPFGKYDQAFVPEYNIGAMENPGCVTFREEYIFRGQVTRSSYERRANTILHEMAHMWFGDLVTMVWWDDLWLKESFADFMGSYAIVGATRFTDGWITFANNRKAWAYRADQLPSTHPVTADIRDLEDAKLNFDGITYAKGASVLKQLVAYAGEEAFLEGARRYFKRHAYGNTRLADLLSVLEETSGRDMAAWSRSWLETSGVNALTPVATYDAADRITELAILQDGDVLRPHRVAVGLYRYEGAETGLVRYARAEVDVTGARTVVTELAGTDRPDLVLVNDDDLTYCKIRFDEGSLETLRAHLGDIADPMARALCWSALWSLTRDALVPTRDFVDLVLRFAGRESDIGVLQMLHTWTHTALVHYAAPEWREEGGRLLAEGALRELRLAEPGSQHQLTWARFFAATARSAADLQLLEGLLAGTARIDGLDVDQEMRWAFLEPLVAEGVADESGIAAELARDDTASGKRHEVRCLTARPSAEAKATAWEQMVESDTLSNALVIATISGFAQAGQRELLAPYTTKYFEVIERVWQERSIQIGMDVVRGLFPSLQDAEGTLAATDAWVAAHEDAPAALRRLVLEARDDLARAARAQARDATV, from the coding sequence GTGCCCGGTGAGAATCTGTCCCGCGACGAAGCCCGTCAGCGGGCGGAGCTGCTGTCCGTCGACGGATACGAGGTGAGCCTCGACCTGCGTTCCGCCGTCGATGGACAGTCGGGAGGCACGGCGGACCCGCACACCTTCCGATCGGTCACGACGATCCGTTTCCGCAGTACGCAGGCGGGCGCCTCGACGTTCGTCGACCTGATCGCCCCGTCCGTCACCTCGGTCACGCTGAACGGCAGCGCCCTGGACCCGTCCGCCGTCTTCGACGGTTCCCGGATCGCGCTGGAGTCACTGGCCCGGGAGAACGTCCTGGTGGTGGACGCCCAGTGCGCCTACAGCCGTACGGGTGAGGGGCTGCACCGGTTCGTCGACCCGGAGGACGGCGAGGTCTACCTGTACACGCAGTACGAGCCGGCCGACGCCCGACGCGTCTTCGCCAACTTCGAGCAGCCCGATCTCAAGGCCCCCTACCAGCTGGAGGTCACCGCCCCCGAGAGCTGGACGGTCTGGAGCAACAGCGCCGCCGAGGACCCGTCGACCAGTGCGAAGGACGGCGTGTGGCGGTTCGCCGCGACCAAGCCGATCTCCACGTACATCACCGCCGTCGTCGCCGGCCCGTACCACTACGAAACCGATCTCTACACCCGTGCGCTCCCCGACGGGACCGTGCTGGAGATCCCGCTGGGCGCAATGTGCCGCAAGGGGCTCGCCCGCCACTTCGACGCGGACGACATCTTCCTCATCACCAAGCAGGGCCTGGACTTCTTCCACGACCGGTTCGACTATCCGTACCCGTTCGGCAAGTACGACCAGGCGTTCGTGCCCGAGTACAACATCGGCGCCATGGAGAACCCGGGGTGTGTGACCTTCCGGGAGGAGTACATCTTCCGGGGCCAGGTAACCCGCTCGTCCTACGAGCGCCGCGCCAACACCATCCTCCACGAGATGGCGCACATGTGGTTCGGCGACCTGGTCACCATGGTCTGGTGGGACGACCTGTGGCTGAAGGAGTCGTTCGCCGACTTCATGGGCTCGTACGCGATCGTCGGCGCCACCCGCTTCACCGACGGCTGGATCACCTTCGCCAACAACCGCAAGGCATGGGCCTACCGCGCCGACCAGTTGCCCTCCACCCACCCGGTCACGGCCGACATCCGCGACCTGGAGGACGCGAAGCTGAACTTCGACGGCATCACCTACGCCAAGGGTGCTTCCGTGCTGAAGCAGTTGGTGGCCTACGCCGGAGAAGAAGCGTTCCTGGAAGGCGCGCGCCGCTACTTCAAACGGCACGCCTACGGCAACACCCGGCTGGCCGACCTGCTGTCCGTCCTGGAGGAGACCTCCGGGCGGGACATGGCGGCCTGGTCGCGCTCCTGGTTGGAGACCTCCGGCGTCAACGCGCTGACCCCGGTGGCGACCTACGACGCGGCCGACAGGATCACCGAACTCGCGATCCTCCAGGACGGCGACGTACTGCGCCCCCACCGGGTGGCCGTCGGCCTCTACCGCTACGAGGGCGCGGAAACGGGCCTGGTCCGCTATGCCCGGGCCGAGGTGGACGTGACGGGCGCCCGGACCGTCGTCACGGAGCTCGCCGGCACCGATCGCCCCGATCTGGTCCTCGTCAACGACGACGACCTCACCTACTGCAAGATCCGCTTCGACGAGGGCTCGTTGGAGACCCTGCGGGCCCACCTCGGCGACATCGCCGACCCGATGGCGCGCGCCCTGTGCTGGTCGGCGCTGTGGAGCCTGACCCGGGACGCCCTGGTCCCCACGCGTGACTTCGTCGATCTGGTGCTGCGCTTCGCGGGGCGCGAGAGCGACATCGGCGTACTCCAGATGCTCCACACCTGGACCCACACCGCCTTGGTGCACTACGCGGCCCCCGAATGGCGCGAGGAGGGCGGCCGACTGCTCGCCGAGGGCGCCCTGCGGGAGCTGCGGCTCGCGGAGCCGGGCAGTCAGCACCAGCTCACCTGGGCACGGTTCTTCGCCGCGACCGCACGCTCGGCGGCCGATCTCCAACTACTCGAAGGGCTCCTCGCGGGGACGGCGAGGATCGACGGGCTGGACGTGGACCAGGAGATGCGCTGGGCGTTCCTGGAGCCGCTGGTCGCCGAGGGAGTCGCCGACGAATCCGGCATCGCCGCGGAGCTGGCCCGGGACGACACCGCGTCCGGCAAGCGCCACGAGGTCCGCTGTCTGACCGCCCGCCCATCGGCCGAGGCGAAGGCCACGGCATGGGAGCAGATGGTGGAATCGGACACGCTCTCCAATGCGCTGGTCATCGCGACGATCTCCGGTTTCGCCCAGGCGGGGCAGCGGGAGTTGCTGGCGCCCTACACCACGAAGTACTTCGAGGTGATCGAGCGGGTGTGGCAGGAGCGGTCCATCCAGATCGGCATGGACGTGGTGCGCGGGCTGTTCCCCTCCCTCCAGGACGCCGAAGGCACGCTGGCGGCGACCGACGCATGGGTCGCCGCCCATGAGGACGCACCGGCCGCACTGCGCCGACTCGTGCTCGAAGCCCGGGACGACCTGGCCCGCGCCGCCCGCGCGCAGGCCCGGGACGCCACGGTCTGA